In Myxococcus stipitatus, a single window of DNA contains:
- a CDS encoding peptidylprolyl isomerase, with protein MKKLVAFVASAALLGGASTARAELVDKVAAVVNRDIIAMSEVQQRAAPELSRINDPDPRKRAEQRTALMKTALDTLIGEKLMESEITEMGITATEGEVDELVADVRRQNNITDDAQFEQVLVSEGLTMKSYRDMLRKRILRDRLLRMKVGPKVKVTEEDLKAAYNQYARAESEDSEVHARHILVQVDPKATPEQVEAARKKADGIAQEARRPGMDFAALARARSEGPSAADGGDLGWFKRGVMVAAFEKVAFALKEGDVSEPVRTNFGWHVLKVEEKRAVAAESYEEMRPKLESKLLTEKTDKFLDQYVQELRQKANVDVKM; from the coding sequence ATGAAGAAGCTGGTGGCATTCGTCGCTTCGGCGGCGCTCCTGGGGGGCGCCTCGACGGCGCGCGCGGAGCTGGTGGACAAGGTGGCCGCGGTGGTGAACCGCGACATCATCGCGATGTCGGAGGTGCAGCAGCGCGCCGCGCCGGAGCTGTCGCGCATCAACGACCCGGACCCGCGCAAGCGCGCCGAGCAGCGCACCGCGCTGATGAAGACGGCCCTGGACACCCTCATCGGCGAGAAGCTGATGGAGTCCGAAATCACGGAGATGGGCATCACCGCCACCGAGGGCGAGGTGGACGAGCTGGTGGCCGACGTGCGCCGGCAGAACAACATCACCGACGACGCGCAGTTCGAGCAGGTCCTCGTCAGCGAGGGCCTGACGATGAAGTCGTACCGGGACATGCTGCGCAAGCGCATCCTGCGCGACCGGCTGTTGCGCATGAAGGTGGGCCCCAAGGTGAAGGTCACCGAGGAGGACCTGAAGGCGGCCTACAACCAGTACGCGCGCGCGGAGAGCGAGGATTCGGAGGTCCACGCGCGCCACATCCTGGTGCAGGTGGACCCCAAGGCCACGCCGGAGCAGGTGGAGGCCGCGCGCAAGAAGGCGGACGGCATCGCCCAGGAGGCCCGGCGTCCGGGCATGGACTTCGCCGCCCTGGCCCGCGCCCGCAGCGAGGGCCCGAGCGCCGCGGACGGCGGTGACCTGGGCTGGTTCAAGCGCGGCGTCATGGTGGCCGCCTTCGAGAAGGTCGCCTTCGCCCTCAAGGAGGGAGACGTGAGCGAGCCGGTGCGCACCAACTTCGGCTGGCACGTGCTGAAGGTGGAGGAGAAGCGCGCGGTGGCCGCCGAGTCCTACGAGGAGATGCGGCCGAAGCTGGAGTCGAAGCTGCTCACGGAGAAGACGGACAAGTTCCTCGACCAGTACGTGCAGGAGCTGCGTCAGAAGGCCAACGTCGACGTGAAGATGTAG
- a CDS encoding peptidylprolyl isomerase, with protein MRLPPTRATLLSLACALSWLGLGCNTPPKTTTDDTVVATVNGEALSRVEFEQELGRELASTEASQRTPEEIEPFKRTLLDTYIHRMLLLQAARKNNITVTPEEVDRGVLRLSGDYPAGNFNEVLAQGQLSMAELRARETSRLTIEKLFANHVYSRVAVTEEELRAWYAAHEAELNEPEQVHAAQIVVKGLDEARRVQAQLKSGKKFSDLARRYSLSADAKVGGDLGFFPRGQMPPAFDEVVFKLGVGQVSDVVSTEYGYHLFKVLERKPARKRDLAEARQWMEARLLEQKRAEAQEAFEKELRDKAQVQVNEATLQAIRGQPAAAAQAAKQ; from the coding sequence ATGCGCCTTCCTCCCACCCGCGCCACCCTCCTGTCCCTGGCCTGCGCCCTGTCCTGGCTGGGGCTGGGCTGCAACACGCCTCCCAAGACGACGACGGACGACACCGTGGTGGCCACGGTGAACGGCGAGGCGCTCTCCCGCGTGGAGTTCGAGCAGGAGCTGGGCCGCGAGCTGGCCTCCACGGAGGCCTCGCAGCGCACGCCGGAGGAGATAGAGCCCTTCAAGCGCACGCTGCTGGACACGTACATCCACCGGATGCTGCTGCTGCAGGCGGCGCGCAAGAACAACATCACCGTCACCCCGGAGGAGGTGGACCGGGGCGTGCTGCGGCTGTCGGGCGACTACCCGGCCGGCAACTTCAACGAGGTGCTCGCCCAGGGCCAGCTGTCCATGGCGGAGCTGCGCGCGCGGGAGACCAGCCGGCTCACCATCGAGAAGCTCTTCGCCAACCACGTCTACTCGCGCGTGGCGGTGACGGAGGAGGAGCTGCGCGCCTGGTACGCCGCCCACGAGGCGGAGCTGAACGAGCCCGAGCAGGTGCACGCGGCGCAAATCGTGGTGAAGGGGCTGGACGAGGCGCGGCGGGTGCAGGCGCAGCTCAAGTCGGGGAAGAAGTTCTCGGACCTGGCGCGCAGGTACTCGCTGAGCGCGGACGCCAAGGTGGGAGGCGACCTGGGCTTCTTCCCCCGAGGACAGATGCCGCCCGCCTTCGACGAGGTGGTATTCAAGCTCGGGGTCGGGCAGGTTTCGGACGTGGTGTCCACGGAGTACGGCTACCACCTGTTCAAGGTGCTGGAGCGCAAGCCCGCGCGGAAGCGGGACCTGGCGGAGGCCCGGCAGTGGATGGAGGCCCGGCTGCTGGAGCAGAAGCGGGCGGAGGCGCAGGAGGCCTTCGAGAAGGAGCTGCGGGACAAGGCGCAGGTCCAGGTGAACGAGGCCACCCTGCAGGCCATCCGCGGGCAGCCCGCGGCGGCGGCGCAGGCGGCGAAGCAGTGA
- a CDS encoding peptidylprolyl isomerase has translation MSLSPRLVTLALLAPAACGRAPADVAPGQVVMDLRHTRGVGGRAVARWDGDSLTAEELGGRFLEMSPALRERYVPLQPRREYAQSLARFDLLVRDALAQGYQDDPEVIEATRRALVARVMRARLEETPVTLTEDELAGAYAARRDDFVRPQTVRLSHVFLAAPRGDAAREAAARAQAEALLAQARALAPLDFEGFGRLAREHSQEPRTAPLDGDLRFLSDEALAREQGPEVAAAARALATDGALSGVVRTDKGFHVLKLRARRPALDLSLDDVREELRVRLEGEKRSRAWAEYLARVEQRWSLSVDADALAQVPVDVQAPMRPPSGPLPGTVPAP, from the coding sequence ATGAGCCTGAGTCCGCGCCTCGTCACCCTCGCCCTGCTGGCGCCCGCCGCGTGCGGTCGCGCCCCGGCGGACGTCGCCCCCGGACAGGTGGTGATGGACCTGCGCCACACGCGCGGCGTGGGCGGGCGGGCCGTGGCGCGCTGGGACGGCGACTCGCTCACGGCCGAGGAGCTGGGCGGGCGCTTCCTGGAGATGAGCCCCGCGCTGCGCGAGCGCTACGTCCCCCTCCAGCCCCGCCGTGAGTACGCGCAGTCGCTGGCCCGCTTCGACCTGCTGGTGCGCGACGCGCTCGCCCAGGGCTACCAGGACGACCCGGAGGTCATCGAGGCCACGCGCCGCGCGCTCGTCGCGCGGGTGATGCGCGCCCGCCTGGAGGAGACCCCCGTCACCCTCACCGAGGACGAGCTCGCGGGGGCCTACGCCGCGCGCCGCGACGACTTCGTGCGCCCCCAGACGGTGCGCCTGTCGCACGTCTTCCTCGCCGCGCCCCGGGGCGACGCGGCGAGGGAGGCCGCCGCGCGCGCCCAGGCGGAGGCGCTGCTGGCCCAGGCGCGCGCGCTGGCGCCGCTGGACTTCGAGGGCTTCGGGAGGCTGGCGCGCGAGCACAGCCAGGAGCCCCGCACCGCGCCGCTGGACGGTGACCTGCGCTTCCTCTCCGACGAGGCGCTCGCCCGCGAGCAGGGCCCGGAGGTGGCCGCCGCGGCACGCGCGCTGGCGACGGACGGCGCCCTCAGCGGCGTGGTGCGCACCGACAAGGGCTTCCACGTGCTGAAGCTGCGCGCGCGCCGCCCCGCGCTGGACCTCTCCCTGGACGACGTGCGCGAGGAGCTGCGCGTGCGGCTGGAGGGCGAGAAGCGCTCGCGCGCGTGGGCGGAGTACCTGGCGCGCGTGGAGCAGCGCTGGTCGCTCTCCGTGGACGCGGACGCGCTGGCCCAGGTGCCCGTGGACGTCCAGGCGCCCATGCGTCCCCCCTCGGGCCCGCTCCCGGGCACGGTGCCCGCCCCATGA
- a CDS encoding alpha/beta fold hydrolase, whose amino-acid sequence MADLFSRTMARGREGLLTLTFRPDELYRVPTDDGAAIALGRYHARGERRHAEPVILCHGLGANRFHLDFDEHYSLARYLARSGFETWVMELRGRGLSGECSDFTFDDQAEHDVRTALRTVLSTGAREVFWVGHSKGGLMLYAHLAKNPQAPVRAAAILGSPFTFAVQPGLRTFIQKVEPLLRLKVIPTGRVTSIALLGAPPGPLSRYMMLAENMETDVVRRALANVPANISGGVGRQFARWISTNRFTSYDGGIDYREALAGVRTPMLLLAGSKDLLAPPMAVARAKEHLGGPVKFLVAGRGHGFGADYGHADLVLGRRAPDEIFPLVEAFLSAHATRP is encoded by the coding sequence ATGGCGGACCTCTTCTCGCGGACGATGGCGCGAGGCCGCGAAGGCCTGCTGACGCTGACATTCCGCCCGGACGAGCTGTACCGGGTCCCCACGGACGATGGCGCGGCGATCGCCCTGGGCCGCTACCACGCCCGGGGCGAGCGGCGGCACGCCGAGCCCGTCATCCTGTGCCATGGGCTGGGCGCCAACCGCTTCCACCTGGACTTCGACGAGCACTACAGCCTGGCGCGCTACCTGGCCCGGTCGGGCTTCGAGACGTGGGTGATGGAGCTGCGGGGCCGGGGGTTGTCGGGGGAGTGTTCGGACTTCACGTTCGATGACCAGGCGGAGCACGACGTGCGCACGGCGTTGCGCACGGTGTTGTCCACGGGCGCCAGGGAGGTGTTCTGGGTGGGCCACTCCAAGGGCGGCCTCATGCTGTACGCCCACCTGGCGAAGAACCCCCAGGCCCCGGTGCGGGCGGCGGCCATCCTGGGCAGCCCCTTCACCTTCGCGGTGCAACCGGGGCTGCGCACCTTCATCCAGAAGGTGGAGCCGCTCTTGCGGCTCAAGGTCATCCCCACCGGGCGGGTGACCAGCATCGCCCTGCTGGGCGCGCCCCCGGGGCCCCTGAGCCGGTACATGATGCTGGCGGAGAACATGGAGACGGACGTGGTGCGGCGCGCGCTGGCCAACGTGCCCGCCAACATCTCCGGGGGCGTGGGGCGACAGTTCGCGCGGTGGATCTCCACCAACCGCTTCACGTCGTATGACGGCGGCATCGACTACCGCGAGGCCCTGGCGGGGGTGAGGACGCCCATGCTCCTGCTGGCGGGGAGCAAGGACCTGCTGGCCCCTCCCATGGCGGTGGCGCGGGCGAAGGAGCACCTGGGCGGGCCGGTGAAGTTCCTCGTCGCCGGGCGGGGGCACGGCTTCGGGGCGGACTACGGGCACGCGGACCTGGTCCTGGGCCGCCGGGCGCCAGACGAAATCTTCCCCCTGGTGGAGGCGTTCCTGTCCGCGCACGCGACCCGGCCGTGA
- a CDS encoding CBS domain-containing protein, with amino-acid sequence MRRNRALKEAWSSFIATVFPTDTLFRALRVMERHQVGVVGVVGEHGGLLGVISEQHILAAWGVDPLAPVSAVMARVGVPGGRLGSRWPRFCLRGRGHGGARTG; translated from the coding sequence ATGCGACGGAACAGGGCACTCAAGGAGGCGTGGTCATCCTTCATTGCCACCGTTTTTCCCACAGATACCCTCTTTCGGGCCTTGAGGGTCATGGAGCGTCACCAGGTGGGGGTGGTGGGGGTGGTGGGTGAGCACGGCGGGTTGCTGGGGGTGATCAGCGAGCAGCACATCCTGGCGGCGTGGGGGGTAGATCCGCTGGCGCCGGTGTCGGCGGTGATGGCGAGGGTGGGGGTGCCAGGCGGGCGGCTGGGCTCCCGGTGGCCGCGCTTCTGCCTGCGGGGGCGTGGGCATGGCGGGGCTCGGACGGGGTGA
- a CDS encoding GIY-YIG nuclease family protein: MLRCRDGSLYTGATNDLERRVATHGKGRGAAYTRARLPVTLVWSEAAEDRSAALRREAAIKRLTRGDKLLLVASATAKTARRRR, translated from the coding sequence ATGCTGCGCTGCCGCGATGGCTCCCTGTACACCGGAGCCACCAACGACCTGGAGCGCCGGGTCGCCACCCACGGCAAGGGGCGCGGCGCGGCCTACACGCGGGCGCGGCTTCCCGTCACGCTGGTCTGGAGCGAGGCCGCGGAAGACCGGAGCGCGGCCCTCCGCAGGGAAGCCGCCATCAAGCGCCTGACTCGCGGGGACAAGCTGCTGCTGGTGGCCTCCGCGACTGCGAAAACGGCACGTCGTCGTCGCTGA
- a CDS encoding radical SAM protein: MPAARPRIEPRLVPSADSVVVKEIYLSLQGESSHAGLLCGFVRLTGCHLRCTYCDSEFAFHGGKRMKNADVVAQVLAQRTPRVEITGGEPLLQPGVYPLMEALLAEGLTVLLETSGAIDVRLVPPAVHKIVDMKTPSSGECDRNDFRNFESMNARDEMKFVIGSREDYDWARALITEHRLAQRPFALLFSTVFDKLHPRELAEWAIEDRLPVRFQLQMHKYLWDPNARGV, encoded by the coding sequence ATGCCCGCCGCGCGTCCCCGCATCGAGCCCCGCCTCGTCCCCTCCGCCGACTCCGTGGTGGTGAAGGAAATCTACCTCTCGCTCCAGGGGGAGTCCTCGCACGCGGGCCTGCTGTGTGGCTTCGTGCGCCTCACCGGCTGCCATCTGCGCTGCACGTACTGCGACAGCGAGTTCGCCTTCCACGGCGGCAAACGCATGAAGAACGCGGACGTCGTGGCCCAGGTACTGGCCCAGCGCACGCCCCGCGTCGAAATCACCGGCGGCGAGCCGCTGCTCCAACCCGGCGTCTACCCGCTCATGGAGGCGCTGCTCGCCGAGGGGCTCACCGTACTGCTGGAGACCAGCGGCGCCATCGACGTGCGCCTCGTGCCGCCGGCCGTCCACAAAATCGTGGACATGAAGACGCCCTCGTCCGGCGAGTGCGACCGCAACGACTTCCGCAACTTCGAGTCCATGAACGCGCGCGACGAGATGAAGTTCGTCATCGGCTCGCGCGAGGACTACGACTGGGCGCGCGCGCTCATCACCGAGCACCGGCTGGCGCAGCGGCCCTTCGCCCTGCTGTTCTCCACCGTCTTCGACAAGCTGCACCCGCGCGAGCTGGCGGAGTGGGCCATCGAGGACCGGCTCCCGGTGCGCTTCCAGCTCCAGATGCACAAGTACCTCTGGGACCCGAACGCCCGGGGCGTGTGA
- a CDS encoding oxygenase MpaB family protein, with the protein MNRFALRDRTDRLDATTQHEEIVRLLGTQEFPWDINQALSFALFRTYAVPSIGVLLHETGEFTARTQKRYDDTVLILDTILEHGMASQQGRAAFRRMNQMHGAYDISNDDMRYVLSTFVVTPVRWLAQYGWRPLTPHEVEAWTRYYREVGRHMGIRDIPETYAAFATLMDDYEARNFAYDDRARAVADATLELLTTFPPSNRAPKRLVRLFARSLMEDFLLDAFRYERPSGLSRFVSRAALKLRGKFVRYFLSPREEPLYGRHLPNVRTYPQGYDVEKLGTFPRTCPVHHRSPESPPTGT; encoded by the coding sequence ATGAATCGCTTCGCGCTCCGAGACCGTACCGACCGCCTCGACGCCACGACGCAGCACGAGGAGATCGTCCGCCTCCTCGGCACCCAGGAGTTCCCCTGGGACATCAACCAGGCGCTCAGCTTCGCCCTGTTCCGCACCTACGCGGTGCCGAGCATCGGCGTGCTGCTGCACGAGACGGGCGAGTTCACCGCGCGCACCCAGAAGCGCTACGACGACACGGTGCTCATCCTCGACACCATCCTCGAGCACGGCATGGCCAGCCAGCAGGGGCGGGCCGCCTTCCGGCGCATGAACCAGATGCACGGCGCCTACGACATCTCCAACGACGACATGCGCTACGTGCTCTCCACCTTCGTGGTGACGCCCGTGCGCTGGCTCGCGCAATACGGCTGGCGTCCCCTCACCCCGCACGAGGTGGAGGCCTGGACGCGCTACTACCGCGAGGTGGGCCGCCACATGGGCATCCGCGACATCCCGGAGACCTACGCGGCGTTCGCCACGCTCATGGATGACTACGAGGCGCGCAACTTCGCCTACGACGACCGCGCGCGGGCGGTGGCGGACGCCACGCTGGAGCTGCTCACCACCTTCCCGCCCTCGAACCGCGCGCCCAAGCGGCTGGTGCGGCTGTTCGCGCGCTCGCTGATGGAGGACTTCCTGCTGGACGCCTTCCGCTACGAGCGCCCCTCCGGGCTCAGCCGCTTCGTGTCCCGCGCCGCGCTCAAGCTGCGCGGGAAGTTCGTGCGCTACTTCCTGTCCCCTCGGGAGGAGCCGCTCTACGGCCGTCACCTGCCCAACGTCCGCACCTACCCCCAGGGCTACGACGTGGAGAAGCTGGGCACCTTCCCCCGGACGTGCCCCGTGCACCACCGCTCGCCGGAGTCCCCGCCCACCGGGACGTGA
- the nudC gene encoding NAD(+) diphosphatase — protein MSPAPLFVPSHEPPDRPRDGALLFLARGLELLVLERDGAISLPTGAAFPELAAQAHYLGALEGVDCYAAPLPPEGFTPPDGGKLVPARTLYNRLDEARFAIAGRALAIAEWDVTHRFCGRCGQPTQLVPGERARRCPVDRTPFYPRISPAMIVLVTHGDRMLLARNATLPMPMFSTLAGFVDAGESLEECVTREVKEEVGVDVKNIRYFGSQPWPFGRSLMVGFTAEYAGGELHVDGKEIVEADWFHPDALPPIPPRLSIARHLIDAFVDRVKAGPQGS, from the coding sequence GTGAGCCCCGCGCCCCTCTTCGTCCCCAGCCACGAGCCCCCCGACCGTCCCCGGGACGGTGCCCTCCTCTTCCTCGCGCGCGGCCTGGAGCTGCTCGTGCTGGAGCGCGACGGCGCCATCAGTCTCCCGACCGGCGCGGCCTTCCCGGAGCTGGCCGCCCAGGCCCACTACCTGGGCGCGCTGGAGGGCGTGGACTGCTACGCCGCGCCCCTGCCCCCGGAGGGCTTCACGCCTCCCGACGGCGGCAAGCTGGTGCCCGCGCGCACCCTCTACAACCGGCTGGACGAGGCGCGCTTCGCCATCGCCGGGCGCGCGCTCGCCATCGCGGAGTGGGACGTCACCCACCGCTTCTGCGGCCGCTGCGGCCAGCCCACGCAGCTGGTCCCCGGCGAGCGCGCCCGCCGCTGCCCGGTGGACCGCACGCCGTTCTACCCGCGCATCTCCCCCGCGATGATCGTCCTGGTCACGCACGGCGACAGGATGCTGCTGGCGCGCAACGCCACCCTCCCCATGCCCATGTTCAGCACCCTGGCCGGCTTCGTCGACGCCGGGGAGTCGCTGGAGGAGTGCGTCACCCGCGAGGTGAAGGAAGAGGTCGGCGTCGACGTGAAGAACATCCGGTACTTCGGCTCGCAGCCCTGGCCCTTCGGGCGCTCGCTCATGGTGGGCTTCACCGCCGAATACGCGGGCGGCGAGCTCCACGTGGACGGGAAGGAGATCGTCGAGGCCGACTGGTTCCACCCGGACGCCCTGCCCCCCATCCCTCCCCGGCTGAGCATCGCCCGTCACCTCATCGACGCCTTCGTCGACCGGGTGAAGGCCGGCCCGCAAGGGAGCTGA
- a CDS encoding MauE/DoxX family redox-associated membrane protein — MQPRTPTAAHLEPPEAQSRAERTAARVSALDDRQLAHGVLRLVLGLNILTHGLVRVAAPGAFADSLVQGFTGTPLPEWTVRPFALVLPFVELAVGLLILLGLRLRLALVAGGALIAMLTFGESLRQQWNTVGLQLLYALAYFVLLSRASDARLTLDGLLAGRRTR; from the coding sequence TTGCAGCCCCGAACCCCGACCGCCGCCCACCTGGAGCCCCCCGAAGCGCAGTCCCGCGCCGAGCGCACGGCCGCTCGCGTGTCCGCCCTCGACGACCGTCAGCTCGCGCATGGCGTGCTGCGCCTCGTGCTGGGGCTGAACATCCTGACGCACGGGCTGGTGCGCGTGGCCGCGCCGGGCGCCTTCGCGGACAGCCTCGTCCAGGGCTTCACCGGCACGCCCCTGCCGGAGTGGACGGTGCGCCCCTTCGCCCTGGTTCTCCCCTTCGTCGAGCTGGCGGTGGGGCTGCTCATCCTGCTCGGGCTGCGGCTGCGGCTCGCGCTGGTGGCGGGCGGGGCCCTCATCGCGATGCTCACCTTCGGCGAGTCGCTGCGGCAGCAGTGGAACACCGTGGGCCTCCAGCTGCTCTACGCGCTCGCCTACTTCGTCCTGCTCTCGCGCGCGTCCGATGCCCGGCTCACCCTGGACGGCCTGCTCGCGGGCCGGCGCACCCGCTGA
- a CDS encoding LysR family transcriptional regulator — MAGRDRFESLRTFVEVARAGSLAGAARVLRRAPSVVSRELGALESRLGTELMQRTTRRLQLTAAGERYLTHARGILEALDEAERDLAEQGVPRGVLRVSAPLLFGQHVLVPLVDDFLRAHPAVGVELVLEDALVDLVQGGVDVALRIAPRLESSALMVRRLGVQPYVLCASPAYLREQGAPRRARDLGAHEVLVPMRGPAARPLELRHAGRTQEVRLSKSRFRTNRVPALHGAALRGLGIAELPEYLVAPDLASGALVRVLAPLRPVSRHVCAVYLRRTAMPAHVRAFLDFMASRMAERFPAEEGA; from the coding sequence ATGGCGGGGCGGGATCGCTTCGAGTCGCTGAGGACCTTCGTGGAGGTGGCGCGCGCGGGCAGCCTGGCGGGCGCGGCGCGGGTGCTGCGTCGCGCGCCGTCCGTGGTGAGCCGTGAGCTGGGCGCGTTGGAGTCACGGCTGGGGACGGAGCTGATGCAGCGCACGACGCGCCGGCTCCAGCTCACCGCGGCGGGGGAGCGCTACCTGACGCACGCGCGCGGCATCCTCGAGGCCCTCGACGAGGCGGAGCGGGACCTCGCGGAGCAGGGCGTGCCTCGCGGCGTGCTGCGCGTCTCCGCGCCGCTCCTCTTCGGCCAGCACGTCCTGGTGCCCCTGGTGGACGACTTCCTGCGCGCGCACCCCGCGGTGGGGGTGGAGCTGGTGCTGGAGGACGCGCTGGTGGACCTGGTGCAGGGCGGCGTGGACGTGGCGCTGCGCATCGCGCCCCGGCTGGAGTCGAGCGCCCTGATGGTGCGCCGGCTGGGCGTGCAGCCCTACGTGTTGTGCGCCAGCCCCGCCTACCTGCGGGAGCAGGGCGCGCCTCGCCGCGCTCGGGACCTGGGCGCGCACGAGGTGCTGGTGCCGATGCGGGGCCCCGCGGCGCGTCCGCTGGAGCTGCGCCACGCGGGGCGGACGCAGGAGGTGCGGCTGTCCAAGAGCCGCTTCCGCACCAACCGCGTGCCCGCGCTCCACGGGGCCGCGCTCCGGGGGCTCGGCATCGCGGAGCTGCCGGAGTACCTCGTCGCTCCCGACCTGGCGTCCGGCGCGCTGGTGCGGGTGCTGGCGCCGCTGCGGCCGGTGTCGCGCCACGTCTGCGCGGTGTACCTGCGCCGCACCGCGATGCCGGCGCACGTGCGCGCCTTCCTCGACTTCATGGCGTCCCGCATGGCGGAGCGCTTCCCCGCCGAGGAAGGCGCGTGA
- the gloA gene encoding lactoylglutathione lyase encodes MRILHTMLRVGDLEKSLDFYTRVIGMKLLRRHDYPDGKFTLAFVGFGPEDTHPALELTYNWGVEKYELGTAYGHVALGVKDIRATCDAIRAAGGKVVREPGPMKHGTTVIAFVEDPDGYRVELIEQSTL; translated from the coding sequence ATGCGAATCCTTCACACCATGCTGCGCGTGGGCGACCTGGAGAAGTCGCTCGACTTCTACACCCGGGTCATCGGCATGAAGCTGCTGCGCCGCCACGACTATCCGGACGGCAAGTTCACCCTGGCCTTCGTGGGCTTCGGCCCCGAGGACACGCACCCCGCGCTGGAGCTGACGTACAACTGGGGCGTCGAGAAGTACGAGCTGGGCACCGCCTACGGCCACGTGGCCCTGGGCGTGAAGGACATCCGCGCGACGTGCGACGCCATCCGCGCCGCGGGTGGCAAGGTCGTGCGCGAGCCGGGGCCGATGAAGCACGGCACCACCGTCATCGCCTTCGTCGAGGACCCGGACGGCTACCGCGTGGAGCTCATCGAGCAGTCGACGCTCTGA